The DNA sequence TAGAGCGAGCTGCGGCATAGTTCGGCGCCACCATCGGATAGTCATGCGACAGTCCCCACTTCTCTCGATACTCCTCGGGCGAGAGGTCGTAGTGGGTACGCAAGTGCCGCTTGAGCGACCTGAACTTCTTCCCGTCCTCGAGGCAGACGATGTAGTCAGGCGTAATTGGCTTCTTGATGGACACGGCGGGCTTCAACTCTTCCTTTGACGAGGTCGCACTCGAACTCGGCGAGTGATGCGAAGATATCGAAAATCAGCTTGCCCGCAGGTATGGTTGTGTAGATGGCGGCACGGCGGCTACTCGCAAGGTCAAAATTGGGGGCTTACTATTCGGCTAACCACTGACTCTGGAACCCTCGAGCCTGTTTCCACGCTCGCGGCAAATTTGAAGCTTGCTCACAGTTGGGGTTGAATTCCTCTAACGGGTCGCGGCGCATCTTGAACTCTTCATCAAAAATCAAGGCTGCGCTGAAGCAGAGTTTTTTATACTCCCCCAGAATCCGGTTCTTCATCGTGATCGCGACATCCGTGAAGACCATCTCAAGCTGGCGGCCCTTCCAGTCGGCAGTTCCATAGTCGGTAATCTCGCTATCTAAGGCCACGTACTCCCATCCGTCGATAATGTGATCGCGATACATCCTCGCGAGATCCGGGAACAGTTTACTCGCTTGAGTTGCCTCTTCCTCGTCCTCCTCAGCGAGGGCCTTAATCACAGCCGCGATCTCCTCAGCCCGACCTTTTGCCTGTGCCCCATGCTGCTCTTGCAGTTTAGCCTCCCGTGCTTCCTTCTGCTGGGCAATCTTCTTTTCTTGTTCCTCGCGTAGCGCGTCGCGTCGCTTGCGCAGCTCTTCCTCATCTTTTTTCTTTTGCTCGAGGTCCTGCTGCTTTTTGGCAAGCCTCTCCTTTTCGCTCTGGATTTGATTGGCTCGGGTCTCGACGACCTTCGGCTCAAACCACATCGGCACGACGGAAACGGGAATCTTGTCACGCCAGAGGCCCCGGATGGCATCGGCGAGGCTTGGTCGATTTCCATAGATGGCACCGCACTGGCCACGCTCTGCAGCGATAAACGCAGCTTCCAAACTCGTCAGTTGGATGTCGGGCGTCGCATTGAAAGATCGAAGAAGTAAGTCCCTCTGATCGTTAATCAGCGCTCGATGGGCGGCCTCTTGCTCGTCAGTAGTCATACAGATCACAGCTGAATCATTGTCGATCTTGATTAAGCCATAGCCCTCTCGAGACCCATTCAGAATCGCATCCTCGATCTCGGTGCTTTCCACCCCTCGAGCCTTCTCCGATTTGGTAAATTCCTCGCTGGTTAGAGTCTTGAGTTCCTTAAATGCATCATTCTCGATGAGGCCGAGTAGCGGCACGACATAGCTTTGCGGCTGCTTCAGGAATTCACCGCGGTTTGCAATCAGCACATCAAAACTCTGCAAATTTGTTTCTGGGCAAGCGGACGGATCTAAACGAACCTTATCCACCTTGTACTTTTTCAAGATATCCTCGACCGCAAGCAGTACCGCGTCGAGCTTCTCGGCTGGCGGGTGCAGCACACAGGCATCAGCCTGTTGGTCTTCAAATACGATATCACCCCGGAGGTTTCGCGCTACGTGTGGGGCCTTGCCACTGGCGTTCCAGACCAAAACCCAATCAGTCAGATCGCCTTCCAACACGTGTCGATTCTTTTCGGTTTTTACGATGGGAGATTCGGGGGCCGGCGCCGGTGTCGGTTCGAGGGCCGGCGTCGGCTGAGTTGAGTTGAGGACCGCGTCATCGTAAGCCTGCTGGAGTGCGTTCTCGGAAACGAACTTCTTCAGCCGATCATTGAGCTCCGTCAAAGTGGACAGCTCTGGGCTCTTCATAGCGCTTTCGTACTCGGTCAAGAACCTCGCGAGGGCGGGTGCACTCGACGAGGTTATGTTGTCGGCGATCTGTTTCCGAAGGAACCATTGGTGTTTTGACGCGAGGGTAGTCGCCTGGCCACGTTTTTGGACCTCTATCCTTGTGCGCTCCTTCTCCCGATCACCAATAAATTCGGGAAACCCAGAGATGGCTTCCATCGCACTCTTTAGTTTAATCGTAGTCGCTTCGATCGAGGGAATGTCTTCATCCCTGACCGCCTGCTGGAGCTTCGAAACCTCTTCTGCGATCGAAGCAATGTCCGGCGTCTCACGATTAAGCTTCAGATAAACAACCAAATCATCAAGCAAGATGGTCGCGGCCTCGACCACTTGTCTGTCGCGCTCTCGCTTTTCCGGAGAAACTGCCTCCGGTTTGGGCTCCGCCTCCCCACCCGTAGCATCTGGACTGACGTACTTTGCTGAAACCCATCCGGTCATGCCGTTCAATAACTCGACCCGATGCCATTCACCGTCCGTTCGAAGGATTTTCAGCT is a window from the bacterium genome containing:
- a CDS encoding SH3 domain-containing protein; this encodes MVSSRAFRLAAFAIGAAGVVLLGNLLTSPAFGQRDVFNVITKLIEQQRELVERRRQEASAIKRMQFGLKTLGYYDGLIDGDFGPRTAAALGAYRRSAGRPDSGMLSIEEIAEIESEASRPQPEQPTTPAELSPEAPTSDAFIRAVTPPRLNAKLPDAAAWIIIASRTNPEEAKQVAEQYLHWFPSTAVIHSSNGVFAISIGWLNKERGRPLKDALISKNLIPADSFLSSGDKLEPPIWSADGHKIHSRTDLLLYALLRTTSEAMGELPNTGSGGFNSFNSRVGGLADSTSDYLSLRTGSSTSSKELRRLPEATQLKILRTDGEWHRVELLNGMTGWVSAKYVSPDATGGEAEPKPEAVSPEKRERDRQVVEAATILLDDLVVYLKLNRETPDIASIAEEVSKLQQAVRDEDIPSIEATTIKLKSAMEAISGFPEFIGDREKERTRIEVQKRGQATTLASKHQWFLRKQIADNITSSSAPALARFLTEYESAMKSPELSTLTELNDRLKKFVSENALQQAYDDAVLNSTQPTPALEPTPAPAPESPIVKTEKNRHVLEGDLTDWVLVWNASGKAPHVARNLRGDIVFEDQQADACVLHPPAEKLDAVLLAVEDILKKYKVDKVRLDPSACPETNLQSFDVLIANRGEFLKQPQSYVVPLLGLIENDAFKELKTLTSEEFTKSEKARGVESTEIEDAILNGSREGYGLIKIDNDSAVICMTTDEQEAAHRALINDQRDLLLRSFNATPDIQLTSLEAAFIAAERGQCGAIYGNRPSLADAIRGLWRDKIPVSVVPMWFEPKVVETRANQIQSEKERLAKKQQDLEQKKKDEEELRKRRDALREEQEKKIAQQKEAREAKLQEQHGAQAKGRAEEIAAVIKALAEEDEEEATQASKLFPDLARMYRDHIIDGWEYVALDSEITDYGTADWKGRQLEMVFTDVAITMKNRILGEYKKLCFSAALIFDEEFKMRRDPLEEFNPNCEQASNLPRAWKQARGFQSQWLAE